The genome window TGCATGGTATTTTTCGATATGGGCTAAATTGTTTTATTGGGCATTCTTTTTTGGCGCAGCATATGTTACTGTACAGCAGATTAATCAAAGAAAATTAACTAAAATAAAATTACAGGAACATTTACAGAACAAGCAGGTAAACGAAGCTAAACTTCAGTTTTTAACAAACATTTCGCATGATATAAAATCTCCTATTTCATTAGTTATCAACCCTCTGCTCAAATTAATGAGTACAGATCATGATATTACAAGGCAGAAATCGTATATGGTAATGCACCGCAATTCTGAAAAAATACTACAGCTGGTCAATCAGGTAATGGATGTTCGTAAAATAGATCAGGGACAAATATCCCTGAACCTTAAGCGGACTGAAATCATAAACTCCTTACAGGAAAGCTGTCTACTGTTTGAAGAGCAGATTCAGACAAAAAATATAGAATTGGAACTCCATTACAAAAAGCCTGAGCTATATGCATGGATAGATCCAAAATATTTTGACAGGATAATTCAGAATGTGCTATCTAATGCAGTTAAATTTGTGCCTAATGAAGGAAAGATTGAAATTTTTATTGAGGGAGATTCAAAATTATATCAAGACAATAAAGAGATTTCCTGTTTTACGATAACTATTGCTGACAATGGAATAGGAATAAATGAAAACGAGCTGGCCAAAATATTTGACCGCTTTTATCAATCCAGTAACAGCAGATTGAATCATACTGAAGGTACTGGTATTGGTCTGCACTTAACAAGATCAATTGTTGAACTCCACAATGGAAGCATAACTGCTGAAAATAATATTGGAACTCCAGGATGCCGTTTTATTATACAGCTTCCAATGAGAACAGAGGATATGGAAGTAGAAAAAGAGGATGAGGATAATACTCATGAGCGAATTAACAATTTGGTCTTGTCTGCTTTACAGATACCTTCATTAGAACCTGTTGATCAGTCTTTTATTAGTACAACTAGTAAAAAAAGAATTTTAGTTGTCGATGACAATGACGAAATCAGAGAGTATTTATTTAAAGAACTAGCAGCGCATTACAAAGTTGTTACCAGTATTAATGGTAAAGAGGCTCTGGAAATAGTTTTAAAAGATTCTTTGGATCTTATTATAAGCGATGTTAAAATGCCTGTAATGGACGGTGTTACATTTTGCCGTAAAGTAAAGAAAAACATTAACATTAATCATATTCCTGTGATTCTGTTAACTGCAAATTCACACGATCATGATCAGTTAGAAGGACTCAACATTGGTGCAGATGCATATATTACCAAGCCGTTTAACATGGAGATATTAAAAAAGACGGTACTAAATCTTATCCGAACAAGAGAATTATTAAAAAATAATTACAGCGGCAATCAGGCACAGGAGGATAAAATCAAAAAAATCACAATGGAATCTTCTGACGAAAAACTAATTCAGAAAATAATGAATTTTGTCAATAAAAATCTCAGTGATCCAAATTTAAATGTAGAAATGATCGCGTCTGAAATTGGAATAAGCAGAGTACATCTGCACAGGAAATTAAAAGAATTAACGAATCAGTCATCAAGAGATCTCATACGCAACATCAGGCTGAAACAGGCGGGTGAACTATTGGCTTCCAAACAGATGAATATTTCGGAAGTGGCTTACCTTGTAGGCTTTTCAAATGTTTCTAAATTCTCAACAAGTTTCAAACAGTTCTATGGAACAGCGCCAAAAGAGTACATGGAAGAAAAACTTAAAAAAAATGGACAGACTGATAAAGTTTCAAATATTTAAAGCACAAATGTGCCGTTAAGCACTGAATTTACAGAAAATATTAATGAGAAAATGAATCAAACCACCTCTATATTACCCTGAATGTTAATGAGTTAATTTAGCAGTCTCAAAGGCTGCAAATAATTTTCAGAAGCTAAAGCAAAATGTCGCAAAGTACATAGTTTTAACTTTTTTTAAGACTAATAACCTGAGTTCGATTGTTAGGCTGACTGAAACTGCAAGATTGGATTGCGAAAATTGATGAAATTTTGCCACAGATTCACAGATAAAAAATGATTTTAAAATCTGTGAATCTGTGGCAAAATTTTTTTAGAAGCTAAAGCAAGATGCGCTGAAAGTGTATAGTTTTAAACTCTAATTGAGACCAATAAAACGCTGATTTATCGGCTTTGCAGAATAATCATTAACAACATCTTTATAGCCTCATTTATTTCCCCTTCCTCTGTTAGGGTAATATCGCAGACGGCATCGGACTTTTGTCCAAAACTCTTTCCACTTATTTCTGTTCTTCCAATCCCAAAATTATTAATCTGCAGTTTGTCATTCATAGGATCTTTTTTAGAAGCCTTTATAGCAAGTTTTACTTTTTGAATGAATAACCATGCAGTCTTTTGAGTTATTTCATATCGTTTTGCAATATGGATTGACGACACTGCTTGGTTGGTATAAGCCATTTCAAAGACTATACAGAATGCTTTTTGAATTCCAAATTTCACTCTATGAAAAAGAGTACCTGCTGTCGGACTCTCATTATACCTGCATTTAGTACATTCTCTTTTATTATGTTTTTCAAAATAAACATACTTTGTATTCTCACAGCGCTTACATTTATAGCCGTCTTTCCATTTTTCATTGGCAATAAATTCCCGGCAGCTATCGTCGTCTGGAAATATTTTTACAAAGTCTAAAACATTCTCTCCATTTAATGTAATTTCCATATTCTTACTATTTTATTGTAAACAAAAAGTCTTTTATATAATCTGAAATAAATTATTTGATGTTACTTAATTAAGTCTGAACATCATTTGCCAGCAGTCTAATCGGTTTTTCCTGTCTGATTCTCAATACAGGGAGGTATTTTTAATTCTGGTTTTAAGGGGTGCAAAACCATTTTTTACTATTTTGGAGCACATTGCTCCAGTAAGTGGGCATTTGAAAGAGTTTGCGGTCTGTCACAATATATTACAATAGCTCCTATTCGGATTTTCAGCCAAATCAGCTTGGTTTGACCAATAAAAGAAACAATAACAAAAAATTTAAATAGAATACCCCTTAAGGCCTTACTATTAAGCAAATTTTATTTTGCTTTACTAATTAAGACCTATGGGATATTCAAACCACACCTACTTAACAACTAATCGTTAGTTAAAACCACAATAAAAAACAACCAGTTTATTTTACCGAACTGCATATGACTGATTTCTTTGCATATTCTTTAAACCATTTATGAACAGGAAAAGCACAAGCCTCAGGATCACTGTTATATGCAATTCCTCCATCCAAAGATCCTTTATCAATAAGATTTTCAGGAGACAGCAGGTTCCATATAACATTTCCAGACTCATCGGCCAAAGTTTTAAAATTAGCTCCAAACCCTCTTTGTCCTGCTGTTCCGGTTACTCCGCCTTTTCCCCAGACATCATATCCTGCAGGAGCCCAATCAATTTCTGTAACAGCTATCGGGGCAAAATCAGCAACCGGTTTAATATTTTCATTCCAATTTGCCCTAAAAACCATAGGATCATTATTATCTCTGCCCCAGTATCCTGGATAGATATGTACAGCATATCCAATATTTGTCCCTTCAATTCGGTTTACGGCATATCCTTTATACTGCGACTGATATCCGGAACCAGGAATCCAAATAATATTGTTCGCTCCATTTGACCGTATCTTATTAACCATTGGCTGAAAAAACAGTTTCAAAGCATCAAAATGTGGCTGAGTATTACTGCCAAAATCCCCATTTGTACTTTTAATCGTAATGGGTTCATTGGCTAATTCGAACATGACATTTTCTGCATTTTTCAAACTGGAATGATTGGACAAGTAATCCCAGATCTTAAATAAATAATTATAATAATCGTCACCAACATCAATTTTCTGAGGACAAACACCAGGAGGACGGAGTATTACATACATTCCTCTTGACTTAGCATGCTGAATAAGCGGAATAATAACTTGATCAACAGCCAATTTAAATCGCTCAAAATTAAATTGAGAGATATCATCTTCTCCTTTTGTGGCGGCACCTGGATTATTAGACCAATACGGGTCAATATGCAGCCTGATATAATTTAAATACCAATCTTCATTCTTACTATTTGAAAGCTTGTCAATTACACCATTATTGTAATTTAAACAGCCCGTTACATTATAGTTATCCCATCTGCACTGTCCAGCGGCACATCCATTAAACCAAGGACTTGGAGTAATGGCAACTCCATGCAGTGAAACTTTATTACCGCATGGATCTTTCAAAAACCTGCCATCTACCTTAAGCTGCGGAGTTTTTTGAGGCCACGATACCGCAGCCTCAATTGAAGATGTATCCTTTACAGGAACATCATCCTTTCCGCAACTTAAAAATACAAGCAAAATTATTCCTGTAAATAATAAATTGAATTTCATAATTTATTACTTTGCTCCTTTAAGTCCCTCAGCAAAACCTGCATAAGAAAATTTACGTGTGTACTTAAGATCCCACAAACCTTGATGCTGGTCTGGCAGCCATGAAGAATCAGATTTACTGTCTATTAATCCCCAAACAGTAATTCCGTATCTCTGGCTTACCGGAATATATTTTGCATACATATCCACCACGTATTTATACATATCAGCTTGTTTTCTAAGGTCAAATTCTGTTGGATTAAGGCCTGCAGCAACATCTAGTTCTGAAACCTTTATAAGTTTACCCGTAGCTGCCAGCAATTGGAACATTGTTTCAATTTTGGCTTTATCAGAATTGATTGTAATATGCATCTGAGTACCTATACCATCAACCTTTTGTCCTTTACTTTCAATATAACTAACATATTGGATAAGACCTTTACATTTATCAGTACTATACTCAAGGTTGTAGTCATTGACGAATAATTTATCCGTTGCATTACCGCTTTTTCTAGCAAGTCTAAACGCTTCAACTGCATAATCTTTCCCTAGATAATCCTGCCAGTAGAATTCATCAGCAGCCATATTTGCTTTACCTGCACCAGTTTTTAATTCATACGGTTTTCCATCATCCATTGGCTCATTAACAACATCCCATGCGGTTACATACGAAGCACAATTTTTAACCATCCCTGTTATCCATTTATCCAGTGCATCACCAATAATAGCTTTCTTCTGCTCTGGAGTTTTATCTTTTGTCTGAACACTTCCAGTTGCGCTATACTTTTCTATTTTAAGATTATCATAATAAAAACTAGTGGCCGTTTTTCCAAGATTAAAAGCAATTGTATTACAAGTTTCCATCTCCTTAGTAACCGTAATCTCTTTAATATAAGTTGTCCATGTGGCAGTATATGAAAGATTACCAAAGAAATCCCAATGCTTATAACCCCCTACATTTAATTGTGCCTGTGTAGGAGATGATGCTGGAGCATCAGCGCGAATATCCATAGTAAGTCTGTATTTTTCGCCTATTTGTACCCCTGGAGAAAACTTAACGTAAAACTGTGCATCCCATTCATTAGCACGCACGCTGGCATTTGTTAATTTAAGTGCTCTGCCTGTTCCATTAGCGCCTTGACCTGCAGCTGTAAACGATGTTATTACATTATTATTGACCTGATAATTGGATGCATCAGCAGTCTCAAAATCATTTGCAGTGATCAGGTTCCAGCCTGGCCCTGTTGATGATAGAATATCTGGAGCAATCAGGCTTTTGAGATATGCCGCATTTTGATTCGCATGCCAGCAGAGTGTATGACCAAAAACTGTAACATTAGCCTCTTTGGCTGTTTTTAGCAATTTATTGACATTGTCAAGAGCAAGACTCCCATCTGCCTGCACTATTGCGCCATGTTTCATTTCATAGCCCAAAGTAATCTCATCAAAATTCGTGTTAACTAATCTATACATCAAGCTTTTACTTGTGTAATCATTCAATGAAATACCAGCACCTAATTTAAAATTAGGATTAGCCGTTCTATTTACGTAGCTTTTTAAATCAGAATAGACATCAATCGCTTCCTGATTGGCAATGCTCGTAGGTTTTTCATAATCGTACTTTAAAACATTATCGTTTGTACAGGATGCAGCCGTCATCAAAACTGAAGACAATAGCAGTACTTTGTATAATTTATTCATCTTCTTTAAATTTTTAATTTTTAATAAAATTTTCAATTATACCATTTAGAAATATAAAATAGTTTTTTATTAACCTCCTCCACCCCCTCTCCATAGTAGAAGAGGGAAATAGGATCGGATTATTTTATATTCCTTCTAAATGGCTTTATTTCTTAACTGGACTATAGACAGCTGCAGTTACTCCTCTATCACGCAGTACCAATGTATCTTTTGTAGTTACATTAAAATCCTGGAAATTAACTTTATAATCAAGATAAAGAGCATCTCTGTCTTTACTTCCCCAACTGTTTTTCTCTCCTTTTTTCACAAACTTGCCTGTACCGCTTGCTGTAAATAATGCACTGCTTCCGGAGACTGTACATTTATTTTCGTTATCAAATGTAAGTGTCAGATTAAAGTTGATATTAACTCCAGATGCATCTTTGACAGTAACTGGAAAATCAATTGTACTTAATGATTTGGTATTAATTTTAGAAACTTGATCAGTTTCTACGTAGGCAGTATGTCTGACAACTGTTTTATTAAGAGCCGTATTTCCATTATTTCCAAGAATAACGTCTTTACCTCTTCTCAAATAATTGCCGTCCCAAGGATTTACATACTTTACAGCATATAAAATAAAGTCCTTGGGCTGACTGCTCCAGTCTGTACTTAATACTTTTGATGGATTAGACACTAAAGCCTTTCCTGAAAGAATAGTATCAGCATTCACTACTTTTTTCATTTCAAGAGGAATAACATAGGTCTTTTTTACAGATAAAGGATCTGCAAAAAAAGCATCAGACAATTGTACCTCAACACCTCCGGTAATCTGGCCTTTTGGGATAACAATCTGATTACTCGCAAGTGTATAGTAATTGCTTGGCATAGCAATAATTTCACTATCGCCAGCATTAAACAAGAAACCGGCTGGTAACGAATTTGCAACAGCAATATCAATGGTTACATCTTTATCATTACTGTAAACTCCGCCTAAAGTTCCCATTATTTTGCACTTGTGCTGATTATCTAAAGTGGTATCAAATATGTCTTCTCCTAATGTTATCGTTCTGACAGGGTACTGATAAGCAAAATAAACCGACTGATGGTCAAAATTATCAAACTCTGCATCTTGATTAGTACATGAAACCATAGTGACAAGTACAGCTGCTAGCATTAAAAATATTTTGTTTTTCATTTTTCTTTAATTATTAAATTTCCTAATACATTAAGTAGAATCTTAATGTTCTACCATCCCTTGTTTTGCAGTAAAGCATTAAACTTAAGAGCTTCTGAATATGGAATTGGCCCAAATTTCATATAGTCTTTATAAAGTCTGCTTTCAACAGTAATTTTTTGATGGACTCCTCCTTGGATTTTATCACCATCTGCAGAAATATTTAAATTTGAATTCCATCTGCGCAAATCCCAAAATCTGAATCCTTCAAAACATAATTCCAAACGTCTCTCATTTCTGATTAAGCTGCGCATTTCCGTTTTATCAGCTTTAATCGATTCCAAGTAAGGATCAGGCTGAACAATTCCAGCTCTTTTTCTTAACGCTTTAACAACATCATAGGCAGAGAATCCTATAGTTCCCGTTGCGGTTGGTCCCCATGCTTCATTTGCAGCTTCTGCATAAATAAGATACAGTTCAGTATATCTCATACGTGGTTTATAATGTCTCTGATTATTGATTGAAGTTGGATTTAAATTCACATCTTGTCTCAATAATTTTCTCATATAATAACCTGTACGGGTAGATGTACCAACCTTGTTTAATGCATCATTTGTAGTACCGTCACTAGCTGTAGTAATTACAGAATTACTCACACCCGCAGTTGACTGGTTTACTAAAATGAATTTTTTCAAACGGGGATCACGATTGTCATAAGGCTTTGTAGCATCATAATTACTGCCGGCAGCAGAAATAGGATAACCGTTTGCCATTGGGAAAGCATCAACTAAATTCTGTGTTGGATTGACACGTCCTTTTCCAAAAAGAGTTGGAGGAAAATTATCGCTTTCTAAATTATTACTATCACCAATATCACCTCTCCAAAGAATTTCTGGCGGATTAACTCCAGCTCCCATAGCTTTTAACTCATCAGCATCACTGAACCAATTCAATCCATTAGAAGCTATTCCGGCAACTCCGCCGTTCAGGTTTAATAATGCACCGGCATATTTAGCCGCATCATCCCAAGTGGTTGTATTTCTTGCGCTGAAAGCTGGACTAGCAGCCAATAAAGCAGCTTGAGCTCTTACCACTTGTGCAATTCTTGAAGACATTCTTTGTCTCGCATATTGTCCAAAAACACGGTTGTAGTCACTTAAATTATCGTAACCTGGAGGCAGTGTACTTGCATCTTCAAAATCTAACGGCAGTAATTCAGTAGCTTTTTTTACATCACTATACAATTGTTTCATACAGTCTTCAAAAGAAGAACGTGCCACATTGAAGTTGGAACTTGCAGTTTCAGGTGCCAACAGCACCGGAACTCCCAATAGCTGATCATTAGTTGCTGTACCAGCATGAGCCTGCAGTAAATAATACATGTATAAAGCTCTTAATCCATAAGCTTCTCCCATCAGACGGTCTCTAAACAAAAGACTTACTTTTTCATCTTTTGCCCATTGTACTTTACCAGCTTCAGAAAGAAAAATATTCAGATACTGAATGGCAGCTCTCGAATTGGTCCATTGATCTAATGGGTTAAAGTTTGAAGTCCATTGACCTGTCGCTACCTTATGGTAATTGTTTGCTATATCATTTGATACAGCATCATCTGTTGCCACATCATTAAATGACCAGCTGTTTCCAGGAAGTCTTGTATAAGCATTTAGTAGAATTCCTTGCGCATATTCAGCTTCTGCATACATATCTTCAAGCCCTCTATTGTTTTCTATTGCCGGATCAATCAAATCATCACAGCTGCAAAAAACAAACAGAACGGATATAAAAATTAATATTCTTATTTTCATAATAATTAAATTAAGTGTGTGTTTAAATTTAAAATAATGCTTTAACACCCAGATTATAATATCTGGTTTGTGGTGCTCCTCCGATGCTTAATTCCATAATATCTCTGTTTTGAGATATAGTTAACAGATTAGATCCAAGTGCATAAACACTAAGCTCATTAAAAAAAGTTTTTTGAAGTGCCTTTTTTGGAAAGTCATAAGTAAGCTGTACTTTAGAAAGATTTACCCTGTTGGTACTATACATCCAGAAATCTGAAGAGCGGAAATTATTATCACTGCTCAATGAAGATAACCTTGGATAGACTGCAGTTTCTTTAGTTTCTTCTGTCCAGCTGTCTCTTACGTTAATAGAATATTTGTCTTCACCATCCATTTGAAAATAGGTGTTGTTTTTCATCGCATAAGCACCTGTTTGTCCTGTGAAAATTGTGAAAAATGTGAAATTATTCCATTTAGCCGTAAAATTAATACCAAATGTAAATGGAGCTCCATACCAGCCTGCTTTACCTAAATAGACTTCGTCTTTATTGTCAATAATACCATCGCCATTCTGATCTATGTATTTAATATCTCCTGGTTTAACTTGTCCAAAAGTCTGTGATGGTGAATTAGTAATATCAAGTGCATCCGTAAAAAAACCATCGCTTTTAAGGCCCCAAAGTGCATCTAAAGGTCTGCCCTGTCTGTTTTGATAACTGTCATCGTATAATTCTGCTCTCTTAGTAGCTTCTGTATCTACATAAGTACCTGTTAATCCAAGTGCTAAATCAACATTCCCCACTTTTTTATTGAATCTTACATCAAAATCAAACCCAATACGCTTATCATCATTATAATTAATATAAGGCAGGAATGAAGTGTTAGGGAAGTTCGTAACAAAATAATTTGGATATAAACTTGAAGCCTGAATAACATTTCCATTAATTTCATTAACAAAAAAGTTAGTATTTAAGGTTATAAAGTTCTTAAAGAAGGCTCCTTCTAATCCAGCACTCAGCTCATTTCTCTTTGCAAAACCTAAATCTAAATTTTCACCTCTTCTAACATCAGTACTTCTGTTAAGAGCACCGTCTCTCCAGCTGAACCACTGTCCGTCTGTCTGGCTATATATACTTTCATATAAGTAATAATTTGAAACATCTAAATCTGTATTTAAAATACCTCCTGAAACATTCAATTTTAAATTATTAACAGCAGTCACGTCCTTCATAAAATCTTCTTCAGATAATTTCCATCCTAAAGACATCGTAGGAGAAAATCCTTCACGATTACCTTCAGCAAATTTGGCTGAATGAACATATGCCCCATTAAATTCTGCATAATATTTCTGATCGAAATTGTACGATAAATTCAAACCTAAATTAGCATTGCTTGTTTTATGATAAACAGCAGAAAGACTCTGCTGATATCCTGAACCAATAAGCATTGCTGATAAATTATGCTGCTCATTAATTTTTTTCAAATAATTAAACTGCCCGGAAAAAGCAACTGTTTGAGAAAGAGAGCTCCCGCTGATGTTTTCAATACCAGTTTTTGAATCCTTCCCGTACTTTGTTAAGGAAGTAATCTGATCTATACCTGCATAGTTATTCCAAGATGCTTCATAAGTCGCATATGTGTTATTATAGGACTGGCTGTACGAATTAGAATAATCTACTGCAAAATCAGTATGAAATGTCAGCCCATTGATAACATCACCTAACTCAACATTAACCCCTGTATTGAACTGAAACTGACGGCTTGTAAAGGTAGTGTGGCCTCCAGCATAAATAGCTGCAAAAGGGTTAGTAGGATTAAGCTGCGTACCGCCTAATAAATA of Flavobacterium marginilacus contains these proteins:
- a CDS encoding transposase, whose protein sequence is MEITLNGENVLDFVKIFPDDDSCREFIANEKWKDGYKCKRCENTKYVYFEKHNKRECTKCRYNESPTAGTLFHRVKFGIQKAFCIVFEMAYTNQAVSSIHIAKRYEITQKTAWLFIQKVKLAIKASKKDPMNDKLQINNFGIGRTEISGKSFGQKSDAVCDITLTEEGEINEAIKMLLMIILQSR
- a CDS encoding cellulase family glycosylhydrolase; its protein translation is MKFNLLFTGIILLVFLSCGKDDVPVKDTSSIEAAVSWPQKTPQLKVDGRFLKDPCGNKVSLHGVAITPSPWFNGCAAGQCRWDNYNVTGCLNYNNGVIDKLSNSKNEDWYLNYIRLHIDPYWSNNPGAATKGEDDISQFNFERFKLAVDQVIIPLIQHAKSRGMYVILRPPGVCPQKIDVGDDYYNYLFKIWDYLSNHSSLKNAENVMFELANEPITIKSTNGDFGSNTQPHFDALKLFFQPMVNKIRSNGANNIIWIPGSGYQSQYKGYAVNRIEGTNIGYAVHIYPGYWGRDNNDPMVFRANWNENIKPVADFAPIAVTEIDWAPAGYDVWGKGGVTGTAGQRGFGANFKTLADESGNVIWNLLSPENLIDKGSLDGGIAYNSDPEACAFPVHKWFKEYAKKSVICSSVK
- a CDS encoding endo-1,4-beta-xylanase — protein: MNKLYKVLLLSSVLMTAASCTNDNVLKYDYEKPTSIANQEAIDVYSDLKSYVNRTANPNFKLGAGISLNDYTSKSLMYRLVNTNFDEITLGYEMKHGAIVQADGSLALDNVNKLLKTAKEANVTVFGHTLCWHANQNAAYLKSLIAPDILSSTGPGWNLITANDFETADASNYQVNNNVITSFTAAGQGANGTGRALKLTNASVRANEWDAQFYVKFSPGVQIGEKYRLTMDIRADAPASSPTQAQLNVGGYKHWDFFGNLSYTATWTTYIKEITVTKEMETCNTIAFNLGKTATSFYYDNLKIEKYSATGSVQTKDKTPEQKKAIIGDALDKWITGMVKNCASYVTAWDVVNEPMDDGKPYELKTGAGKANMAADEFYWQDYLGKDYAVEAFRLARKSGNATDKLFVNDYNLEYSTDKCKGLIQYVSYIESKGQKVDGIGTQMHITINSDKAKIETMFQLLAATGKLIKVSELDVAAGLNPTEFDLRKQADMYKYVVDMYAKYIPVSQRYGITVWGLIDSKSDSSWLPDQHQGLWDLKYTRKFSYAGFAEGLKGAK
- a CDS encoding DUF5627 domain-containing protein, which encodes MKNKIFLMLAAVLVTMVSCTNQDAEFDNFDHQSVYFAYQYPVRTITLGEDIFDTTLDNQHKCKIMGTLGGVYSNDKDVTIDIAVANSLPAGFLFNAGDSEIIAMPSNYYTLASNQIVIPKGQITGGVEVQLSDAFFADPLSVKKTYVIPLEMKKVVNADTILSGKALVSNPSKVLSTDWSSQPKDFILYAVKYVNPWDGNYLRRGKDVILGNNGNTALNKTVVRHTAYVETDQVSKINTKSLSTIDFPVTVKDASGVNINFNLTLTFDNENKCTVSGSSALFTASGTGKFVKKGEKNSWGSKDRDALYLDYKVNFQDFNVTTKDTLVLRDRGVTAAVYSPVKK
- a CDS encoding RagB/SusD family nutrient uptake outer membrane protein, whose product is MKIRILIFISVLFVFCSCDDLIDPAIENNRGLEDMYAEAEYAQGILLNAYTRLPGNSWSFNDVATDDAVSNDIANNYHKVATGQWTSNFNPLDQWTNSRAAIQYLNIFLSEAGKVQWAKDEKVSLLFRDRLMGEAYGLRALYMYYLLQAHAGTATNDQLLGVPVLLAPETASSNFNVARSSFEDCMKQLYSDVKKATELLPLDFEDASTLPPGYDNLSDYNRVFGQYARQRMSSRIAQVVRAQAALLAASPAFSARNTTTWDDAAKYAGALLNLNGGVAGIASNGLNWFSDADELKAMGAGVNPPEILWRGDIGDSNNLESDNFPPTLFGKGRVNPTQNLVDAFPMANGYPISAAGSNYDATKPYDNRDPRLKKFILVNQSTAGVSNSVITTASDGTTNDALNKVGTSTRTGYYMRKLLRQDVNLNPTSINNQRHYKPRMRYTELYLIYAEAANEAWGPTATGTIGFSAYDVVKALRKRAGIVQPDPYLESIKADKTEMRSLIRNERRLELCFEGFRFWDLRRWNSNLNISADGDKIQGGVHQKITVESRLYKDYMKFGPIPYSEALKFNALLQNKGW
- a CDS encoding SusC/RagA family TonB-linked outer membrane protein, whose translation is MRYIQLKIVLCFVLFAFLPAKIFAQIDQKINLAGIVIGAGGKPLVNAAVVSKKDNVKAATDKNGSYSITVTADTDIEFSAAGYTALVLKATTAVSDINLNKENSNLVQVAFKKEESKDLMGGVSFVNLPEILEKNYTTYSLDGVQALIGGLNGNLWGMNGILVLVDGVPRDINTVLSTEVEQITFLKGVSAAALYGSRAAKGAIYITTKKGKVQKQQITTRFDNGVFVPKSLPKYLGSAEYMHYYNQARVNDGLDPTYTDETIYNYASGKNPYRYADVNYYSPKYVKEFYFNYDANIEITGGNKSARYYTVANFSSQQDPLQSFGEAANNNNNRFNVRGNVDIQINNRISATIGANAIYSNSRGVNTNYWSSAATLRPYLFSPLVPISMIESSDDASMTLVKNSNYIVDGQYLLGGTQLNPTNPFAAIYAGGHTTFTSRQFQFNTGVNVELGDVINGLTFHTDFAVDYSNSYSQSYNNTYATYEASWNNYAGIDQITSLTKYGKDSKTGIENISGSSLSQTVAFSGQFNYLKKINEQHNLSAMLIGSGYQQSLSAVYHKTSNANLGLNLSYNFDQKYYAEFNGAYVHSAKFAEGNREGFSPTMSLGWKLSEEDFMKDVTAVNNLKLNVSGGILNTDLDVSNYYLYESIYSQTDGQWFSWRDGALNRSTDVRRGENLDLGFAKRNELSAGLEGAFFKNFITLNTNFFVNEINGNVIQASSLYPNYFVTNFPNTSFLPYINYNDDKRIGFDFDVRFNKKVGNVDLALGLTGTYVDTEATKRAELYDDSYQNRQGRPLDALWGLKSDGFFTDALDITNSPSQTFGQVKPGDIKYIDQNGDGIIDNKDEVYLGKAGWYGAPFTFGINFTAKWNNFTFFTIFTGQTGAYAMKNNTYFQMDGEDKYSINVRDSWTEETKETAVYPRLSSLSSDNNFRSSDFWMYSTNRVNLSKVQLTYDFPKKALQKTFFNELSVYALGSNLLTISQNRDIMELSIGGAPQTRYYNLGVKALF